In one window of Vibrio sp. DW001 DNA:
- a CDS encoding two-component system response regulator has product MTEKPIVLLVDDTPGNLDVLIGVLNQHYQTRIAINGPLAIKLAQMQPQPDIILLDIMMPEMDGYQVCERLKASPATAQIPIIFVTAKISPEDEIKGLELGAVDYLTKPITPAIALQRIKTQLALYDQKRSLYEKVLEQTKEINQGKLETIHSLGRAAEYKDNETGMHVMRMSHYCHVLALAVGLNQEEADILRDAAPMHDIGKIGIPDRVLLKPGKLDKEEWAIMQTHVDLGVNILGHYNDSTLMSVARDVAQHHHEKWDGSGYPNGIKEQAIPMTGRIAAVADVFDALTSERPYKEAWPVEKAVNLLSEEKGKHFDPQIVDLFIEHLDEMLDIKSQFKD; this is encoded by the coding sequence ATGACAGAGAAACCTATTGTACTTTTGGTAGATGATACACCCGGAAATTTAGATGTATTAATCGGCGTACTGAACCAACACTATCAAACACGCATAGCCATTAATGGACCTCTTGCCATAAAGCTCGCTCAAATGCAGCCCCAACCAGATATTATTTTGCTCGATATAATGATGCCAGAAATGGATGGTTACCAAGTGTGCGAGCGTCTCAAAGCTAGTCCAGCCACCGCTCAAATACCCATCATATTTGTCACGGCCAAAATATCCCCAGAAGACGAGATAAAAGGCTTAGAGCTAGGCGCAGTCGATTATTTAACAAAGCCAATAACGCCCGCTATTGCACTGCAAAGGATTAAAACTCAACTTGCGTTATATGACCAAAAAAGGTCGCTATATGAAAAGGTTTTAGAACAGACCAAAGAGATAAATCAAGGCAAGCTGGAAACCATCCACAGTTTAGGCAGAGCAGCAGAATACAAAGACAATGAGACCGGCATGCATGTAATGCGCATGAGTCATTACTGTCACGTATTAGCACTTGCTGTCGGGTTGAATCAAGAAGAAGCCGACATATTACGTGACGCCGCTCCAATGCATGATATTGGGAAAATCGGCATCCCTGACAGAGTGTTGCTCAAACCGGGAAAATTGGATAAAGAAGAGTGGGCTATTATGCAAACCCATGTTGATCTCGGCGTAAACATTCTCGGCCATTACAATGACTCTACATTAATGTCTGTAGCAAGAGATGTCGCCCAACACCACCATGAAAAATGGGATGGCAGCGGTTACCCCAACGGAATCAAAGAACAGGCCATTCCAATGACAGGCAGAATAGCGGCCGTCGCAGACGTCTTCGATGCACTCACGTCCGAACGACCATACAAAGAAGCGTGGCCAGTTGAAAAAGCGGTAAACTTGTTATCTGAAGAAAAAGGAAAACACTTTGACCCGCAAATAGTTGATTTGTTTATAGAGCATCTCGATGAGATGTTGGACATTAAATCCCAATTTAAAGACTAA
- a CDS encoding methyl-accepting chemotaxis protein — protein sequence MSINVLYKWIPSLLWLIVSLISLYLFGITSAMLIWFALLITTILVRMTKPSDTGSTTHEKAVDSIAPLIASEMNYKAVGAAEVSFAIDLLKDKVSAQVSSIEQITHSSGSIASTIKTTSSSAQQTLLAAQEMHQHSSAGLTELNSTLKEMGEIVNETTTSVDKVALLDEQVKRIKKVAQVIEDIASQTNLLALNAAIEAARAGEYGRGFAVVADEVRGLAERTSKSTDEVSKIVSQVLTETHKVTSSIQSLSNKVSAGSLSLQKVEGQLSTIASLAHNVENQVSDITSGVESNEEGIHQISTAINFVQGELLESDEQLLKLQAEAQKLMEMAEHSNAVLVEHYQQSVHWPIYKLAEKLAQDISSAFEKDVASGTISLAALFDRQYKLIAGTNPNKYHSQYDRYCDNLLPALQEPILAEHDRLVYAIANDNKGYVPTHNNQFCEPLTGDPEIDMLKNRTKRLFNDRVGIRCGGHTKTMLLQTYKRDTGEVMHDLSVPILVNGQHWGSVRLGYHPLL from the coding sequence ATGTCAATCAATGTTCTATATAAATGGATACCTAGCCTATTATGGCTCATTGTTTCACTTATCAGTTTGTATCTTTTCGGAATCACCTCAGCGATGTTGATCTGGTTTGCTCTTCTTATCACAACAATACTGGTACGGATGACTAAACCCTCAGACACTGGCTCAACGACACACGAGAAAGCCGTGGATTCAATTGCCCCTCTTATCGCCTCTGAGATGAACTACAAAGCGGTTGGTGCGGCCGAAGTCTCTTTTGCAATTGATTTACTTAAAGATAAAGTCAGCGCTCAAGTCTCTTCTATCGAACAGATCACCCATTCATCTGGGTCCATCGCGTCGACCATCAAAACAACATCATCGTCAGCCCAACAAACACTGTTAGCGGCTCAAGAGATGCACCAACACAGCAGCGCTGGTCTAACAGAACTCAACTCAACGCTTAAAGAAATGGGTGAGATAGTCAATGAAACCACTACCTCAGTAGACAAAGTCGCTCTACTAGATGAGCAAGTAAAACGAATTAAAAAAGTAGCTCAGGTCATTGAAGATATTGCCTCTCAAACCAATTTACTCGCACTTAACGCCGCCATTGAGGCCGCTCGGGCAGGCGAATATGGTCGTGGCTTTGCTGTCGTCGCTGACGAAGTGCGAGGGTTAGCGGAACGAACCTCAAAGAGCACCGATGAGGTATCCAAAATTGTAAGCCAAGTGCTTACCGAGACCCATAAGGTGACGAGTTCCATTCAAAGCTTATCAAACAAAGTAAGCGCCGGTTCGTTGAGTTTACAAAAGGTTGAAGGTCAATTGTCAACCATCGCCTCGCTGGCACATAATGTTGAAAACCAAGTCTCCGATATTACCTCAGGCGTCGAGTCCAACGAAGAAGGTATCCACCAAATCTCAACGGCAATAAATTTTGTTCAGGGTGAGTTACTGGAAAGCGATGAACAACTACTAAAGCTTCAAGCTGAAGCACAGAAACTCATGGAGATGGCTGAACATAGTAACGCCGTATTAGTAGAACATTATCAACAAAGCGTACATTGGCCTATATACAAACTGGCGGAAAAACTCGCCCAAGATATTTCTTCCGCATTTGAAAAGGATGTCGCGTCAGGGACGATCTCTTTGGCGGCGCTGTTTGACCGACAGTACAAGCTAATCGCTGGCACGAATCCTAATAAATATCACTCCCAATATGACCGTTATTGCGACAATTTACTTCCGGCACTGCAAGAGCCTATTCTTGCCGAGCATGACCGCTTGGTTTATGCCATCGCAAATGACAACAAAGGTTACGTGCCAACTCATAACAATCAATTTTGCGAACCGTTAACAGGAGATCCTGAAATCGACATGCTAAAAAATCGGACAAAAAGACTCTTTAATGATCGAGTCGGTATACGCTGTGGAGGACATACCAAAACCATGTTGCTTCAAACCTATAAAAGAGACACCGGAGAAGTCATGCATGATTTATCGGTGCCTATACTAGTCAACGGACAACATTGGGGATCAGTAAGGTTAGGCTATCATCCCTTATTATAA
- a CDS encoding DUF4136 domain-containing protein has product MRRLFVGVICLFLMSCVQTTQDEVQPEYGVIVVGQPSYFSNVKTFSWHPVAAKAFLDSNNIGRKALRVYKEAIENDLMDKGYQYINTPNTDVVVSFGLAQESQLSDETLYRGTSLSTGVDTFYYDNKEADKGSVYIVFFGRNLNMPDWRVLAQGAMAPKFNDEERVDRARQVVSMMLRKVPNAN; this is encoded by the coding sequence GTGAGAAGGTTATTTGTTGGTGTCATATGCCTGTTTTTAATGTCTTGCGTTCAAACGACTCAAGATGAGGTACAGCCTGAATACGGTGTAATTGTTGTCGGTCAACCTTCCTATTTTTCTAATGTAAAAACGTTTTCTTGGCATCCTGTTGCCGCTAAGGCTTTTTTGGATAGCAATAACATTGGACGAAAAGCGTTACGTGTATATAAGGAAGCAATAGAGAACGATTTGATGGATAAAGGGTATCAGTACATTAATACACCCAATACAGATGTGGTTGTTAGTTTTGGTCTTGCGCAAGAATCCCAGTTAAGCGATGAAACCTTATACCGAGGGACATCGCTATCCACTGGCGTTGATACCTTTTATTACGATAACAAAGAAGCGGATAAAGGTTCAGTGTATATTGTCTTCTTTGGAAGAAACCTGAATATGCCTGATTGGCGAGTGCTTGCCCAAGGAGCGATGGCACCGAAATTTAACGATGAAGAGAGAGTGGATCGCGCAAGGCAAGTCGTATCAATGATGCTACGAAAAGTGCCTAACGCGAACTGA